ATGCAGTATGGCCAGATCAGATTGAGGGCCATCTACAGAAGCAGCATAAGGTTAGTTACAAGGAGGCTGAGGCAGTTGGACAGCAGGTTCGCAGCTGGGCTGGGTTAGTCCAGTACCCTAGTGAGCTCGAGGTGCCGACTGGTGCTCCAAAGCCTGTGCGGCaattgccagtgtatacagACGGGATGTTATGCCAATTTGACTCCAGCTGCTGCTATTATGTAGCAAGAAGTAAGGAGGCTATACGAAAGCATTGGCGTAAGGACCATCAAGGATGGTCAGCAGGGAAGAAGCGAGGGCGGCCAAGTCGAACCAGGCAGAAGAGCGTGCAGGCACATATGGATAAGGGGTaccggctggtccattgccaGCGATTATTCAGCAGCCGGCATGGATCGCAGTACTTTGAGGTCCAGGCACCCAGCCAGgatggagaaggccccgaaATCGTGCCCGTAGACGGGGCAGCAGCATGGGCGCGAGTGGGCGAGCAGATGGCCaaggcgtgggcagacatcgagaagcgggcgcagacgacgatccaggagggcgagcgcgacgaggtgaacccatggctggagcggacgcagtggttgccgtacctagtgggcatggagaggccggatttgttagcgtgcatcgaggagcccgtggcagagccagatgccaggcaggagcagcaggccgagccggtggaagcagcgatttgggcagccatggatggattggcgcggttcagccaggcatccattattgaccggattggcgtgtttatacggttggaggcaattcgcacagagatgcaccaaacccggttccagccgttacagccgtataTGGACAAGAACGCCATTGTCAAGCACACACGACCGTGGCAGCAGATGTTAATGTTTTTTGCACGCACACAGAAAGAGCACGGGTGGAAGAGCCCAAGTATCGGTTTACGCGCCGGCAGCGAGAGGCATGGGAGGTGTTAATCGAACAGGCAAAGCGGAGCATAGagggagacgaagaagatgaagccgaggatatggacgaagagagagaagagctggacgaggagatgatggacgacatagacgaggcgatagaggtagctgaggaagagccaggtcagggagaaggcccgagcctaagaagttgtctaagatacagaaagcgtgtttggagttttgcattgcattacttaaccaccgcatcacccgtagagagtatgacagcccgctggtgtgcgcgttggcggtgctgggcgtcaaggaggacggatggaaggggccggagcagtacccgccgatattatcggcggtgatcaagatcgctcggtttatggtcgtgcagaagggactagaaatgtcagggcccgaggaggatagcggcgatgagacagacgacgacttagatgacagcgcgtacgagagcgggccaagccagcgacggcgtcccaaggggtgtttgcagttagtgcagaagatgatggaccggttcatggtgcgcggcagccatagccccatgcagtggatgttggatttgcggacgtatggattgaagatccattacaacactacaacccgcgggcatgtagagtggacgaacggcgacgagcagactccgcaacaatcaatcggatcggcatgattgattcctatctaggttaaaggctgcctaataaagtaactctttaacctatataggaatcaatcatgtcgatcgattgattgttgcggagtctggcgACGAGCTGCTGTACAAAGAGCTGCATTTTAGCATGGCGCAGTTCCGCGGCATGGTACATGGGCTGGCTAGCGAGAGCCGGCGATTATTAACAGAGGAGTTAATGTTTAGCAGCAAGGCAGCGCCGGTGCCGGCAGTGCCATGGGAGAGCATACGTGACAACCCAACCGACGAGCGGCCAGGATGGAACTTTTTGAAGGATCATCGCACAAACATGCCCGTCAACGGCGAGAGGTGGTTATTTGAGCGGGTAGGCGAGAGCGCCAGCATCCGGagtcggttcatgaagcccgggacgcagtcaggggtagaccgacaggcaatagagcgatacatggaccgggtggtagaatttcgcgagaagctggcggtgttaatgcatataacgggtgggcagccagcgcgagggccagagctactgagcgtacggcatagcaacacagtgca
The sequence above is drawn from the Pyrenophora tritici-repentis strain M4 chromosome Unknown M4_contig_00039, whole genome shotgun sequence genome and encodes:
- a CDS encoding DUF3505 multi-domain protein produces the protein MSKPSIECQYFEHVPEHSVAACRECRYAVWPDQIEGHLQKQHKVSYKEAEAVGQQVRSWAGLVQYPSELEVPTGAPKPVRQLPVYTDGMLCQFDSSCCYYVARSKEAIRKHWRKDHQGWSAGKKRGRPSRTRQKSVQAHMDKGYRLVHCQRLFSSRHGSQYFEVQAPSQDGEGPEIVPVDGAAAWARVGEQMAKAWADIEKRAQTTIQEGERDEVNPWLERTQWLPYLVGMERPDLLACIEEPVAEPDARQEQQAEPVEAAIWAAMDGLARFSQASIIDRIGVFIRLEAIRTEMHQTRFQPLQPYMDKNAIVKHTRPWQQIARVEEPKYRFTRRQREAWEVLIEQAKRSIEGDEEDEAEDMDEEREELDEEMMDDIDEAIEVAEEEPACLEFCIALLNHRITRREYDSPLVCALAVLGVKEDGWKGPEQYPPILSAVIKIARFMVVQKGLEMSGPEEDSGDETDDDLDDSAYESGPSQRRRPKGCLQLVQKMMDRFMVRGSHSPMQWMLDLRTYGLKIHYNTTTRGHVEWTNGDEQTPQQSIGSA